One Formosa agariphila KMM 3901 genomic window, TATGTACTCTGAAAACGAAGATTACGACGCAACATTTATTCAGAATTACTTAAAAATTAATGTTATTCCTGCCATGCAGCGTATTAGCGGTGTTGGAGATGTAAGTGTATTTTCTCAGCAAGATTACGCCATGCGTGTGTGGTTGCAACCTGAAAAATTAGCGGCGTATAATTTAATACCATCCGATATTAGTGCCGTTTTAGCAGAACAAAATTTAGAAGCTGCAGCGGGTACTTTGGGTGAAAATAACGGAGAATCGTTTTCTTATGTTTTAAAATATAGCGGACGTTTTAAAGAACAACAACAATACGGAGATATTGTTATTAAAGCGCTTGGAAATGGAGAATTTCTAAGATTAGACGATGTGGCTAAAATTGAATTAGATGCACAATCGTATTCTTCGAATGCCATGAGTTTAGGAAATCCTGCTGTGTTTATGGGGATTTTCCAAACCAAAGGATCTAATGCTCAAGAGATTATCGAGAATATTAAAACGACTTTAGCCACGGTTGAAAAAGATTTACCAGAAGGATTAAAAGTTTTCGTGCCTTACGATACTAGTTTATTTTTAAATGCATCTATAGAAAAGGTAATACATACACTTTTAGAAGCATTCTTACTTGTATTCTTAGTGGTATTTATCTTCTTACAAGATTTCCGATCTACGTTAATTCCGGCCATAGCGGTTCCGGTATCAATTATTGGAACGTTCTTTTTCTTGAATGTTTTCGGATATTCGATAAACTTACTTACGCTATTTGCATTAGTACTCGCCATTGGTATTGTGGTAGATGATGCTATTGTTGTTGTGGAAGCTGTTCATGCCAAAATGGATGAAGGTGAAAAGAATCCTAAAACAGCAACTTTAGTTGCCATGAATGAAATATCTGGAGCCATTATATCTATTACTCTAGTCATGGCAGCCGTTTTTATTCCTGTAACTTTTGTAACGGGACCAACAGGTGTATTCTACGAACAATTTGGTGTCACGTTAATTATTGCCATTTTAATTTCGGCAGTAAACGCCTTAACATTAAGTCCGGCGTTATGTGCTTTATTATTGAAAACACATCACGAAGATGAAGATTTAAAAAACAAAAGTAAATTACAACGCTTTTACACATTGTTTAACCGCGGATTCAATGCTACCGTAGATCGCTACGGAAAATCACTTTCATTTTTATATAGAAAAAAATGGATTCCTGTTTTACTTTTAGTATTAGCTGTTGCAGGTATTTTCTGGGCGGCAAAAACAACGCCAACAGGATTTGTACCTAATGAAGATAGAGGGATTATTTTCGCAAACATCGAATTGCCAGCAGGTTCATCTTTAGATAGAACAGATGCTGTGTCTAAAGATTTATACCAACGAATTAAAGATGTTGAAGGTCTTGATGGTGTAAACTTTATTAAAGGACGAAGTTTAATTAGTGGTGCAGGTAGTAACTTTGGTTTCGGAATTATAAAACTTAAAGATTGGAGTGAACGTGAAGGCGAATCATTATCGTCGAACGCTATTACCGGAAAATTATTTGGTATAGCTGCAGCCATTCCTGAAGCAAATATTATATTCTTCGCCCCTCCTAGTATTCGAGGATTTGGTAATTCTGCTGGATTCGAGATTAACTTATTAGATAAATTTGGAGGAGAATTTACCGATTTAGATAAAATGAATCAGGAGTTTGCAGGTGCTTTAATGAAGCATCCAGAAATTAAATATGCACAATCTGCTTTTAACACCAAGTATCCTCAATACGAAATGGAAGTTAATGTGCCATTAGCGAAAGAAAAAGGAGTCCCTATTAATAGTATATTCTCGACGCTTCAAGGGTATATTGGTGGAATTTATGCGTCGGATTTCTCTCGTTTCGGAAAGCAATTTAGAGTATACATTCAAGCTTTACCAGAAGACAGAGCCAATGAAGATGCTTTAAACAGTATGTATGTAAGAACAGATTCTGGCGAAATGGCGCCTATTACACAGTTTGTAAATTTAAAACGTGTGTACGGTCCCCAGTCTGTAACCAGATTCAACTTATTTAATTCAACAACAATTACTGGTGCAACCAACGATGGATTTAGTACTGGGGATGCGATTAAAATTATTGAAGAAGAAGCTGCAAAATTACCTAGTAATTATTCTATTGCATATTCTGGGTTAACACGTGAAGAAGTAAATGCTGGTAACCAAACCACGTTTATTTTCATATTAAGTATCTTATTTGTGTATTTCTTATTAAGTGCACAATACGAAAGTTATTTATTACCATTTGCGGTTGTATTATCACTTCCTTTTGGAGTCTTTGGAGCCTATATAAGTACAAAATTCTTAGGTTTAGAAAACAACATTTATTTCCAAATTGCACTGATAATGCTTATCGGGTTACTCGCAAAAAATGCCATACTTATAGTAGAGTTTGCTTTACAACGACGGAAAAATGGAGAAAGTATTGTTGATGCCGCCTTCCACGGCGCAAAATCACGTTTACGTCCTATTTTAATGACTTCTTTAGCTTTCATCTTAGGATTAATGCCATTAGTTTTAGCAAAAGGTGTTGGTTCTGAAGGAAACAAATCGATAGGAACAGGTGCTGTTGGAGGGATGTTAATCGGTACATTCTTAGGTATATTTATTATACCAATCTTATTTATTTTATTCCAATGGTTACAAGAAAAAGTATCTAGTAAACCTGCAGTAATCGAACAACACATAGAACAATAATCGTATGATATCAATTATAAAACATAACCTATTTAGTAAAGTTGCGGTCTTACTTTTTGCTATGCTAACACTACAAAGCTGTTTTGTTGCAAAAGATTATGAACGACCAGAATTTGAAGAAACACCAGATTTATACAGAACGGATAATCTGCCAACAGATAGTATATCTATGGCAGATGTATCTTGGAAAGACCTGTTTACCGATACCTATCTAAATCAATATATTGAAGAAGGTTTAGAAAACAATATCGATATAAGAATGGCCATTCAGCAAATGGCTGCAGCCGAATCTTATGCAAAACAAGGAAAGGCAGGATATTTACCTACTATAGGCGTAGGCGCTACGGCAACACACCAGGAGTTATCTAAAAACAGCCAATTTGGTTCATTATTTAACGGTGGTATAGATCAATATGAATTAGCTGCAAACCTATCATGGGAAGCAGATATTTGGGGAAAGATTAGAAGTGCTAAACGTGCATCAGACGCGAATTACTTACAATCTGTTGCCGCTCACCGTGCTGTAAAAACCATGCTAGTATCTAGTATTGCTACCACTTACTATCAACTTTTAGCTTTAGATGCGCAATTAAAAGTTACTAACGAATCTATTGCTACACGTGAAAAAAGTGTTGAAACCATACAAGCATTAAAAGATGCTGGACAGGTTAATCAGGTTGCCGTAGACCAAAGTATTGCTCAGTTTAATAATGCAAGTGCATTAAAAATAGATATTGAAACTGCTATTTTTAGAACTGAAAACACTCTGAATTTACTTTTAGGTAAAAGTGCCAACACAATTGAAAGAACAGAATTAGACAGTCAGACTTTAGAAACAGACATGAAAGTTGGTGTACCATCTGTTTTATTAAGAAACCGACCAGACGTTATGGCTGCCGAATATGCTTTAAGAAATGCTTTCGAATTGACAAACGTTGCTAAAAGTCAGTTTTATCCATCTTTAACCTTAACAGCTTCTGGAGGATTCCAAAGTTTAGATTTAAAAGATTGGATTAGCGCCAATTCTATATTCGCCAATGTAATTGGTGGTTTGGCACAGCCTCTTTTAAACAAACGTAGCATAAGAACTCAACATGAAGTTGCGATAGCTCAACAAGAACAAGCACTATTAAATTTCGAAAAATCTTTACTTACAGCAGGAAACGAAGTTTCTAATACCTTGTATAAATACGATGCCGAAAAACGAAAAATTGTATTTATAGAAAATCAAGTTGTCGCTCTTAGAAAAGCTGAAGAAAACTCTGAAATTCTATTAAATAATGGATATGCTAATTATTTAGATTTACTAACTGCAAGAGCTACAGCTTTAAATGCCGAGCTTAGTGTGGTAGATAGTAAATTACAACAATTATTAAATGTAGTCGATTTATACGAAGCCCTTGGTGGTGGATGGAAATAGGAACAATATATTATATATAGTAACCTTAAAAAGCCCTTTTATCTTATAAAAGGGCTTTTCTGGTTTTAAACTTCATCTTTAATTTAGAAAAAATTGTATTTTTCGCCCTATTATCAGAATGACTTCAGATTAAAAACTAAATCATGAGAAAAATAAGTGTCGTAACAGCATTAGTTTTAGCCATTATAGCTACTATTTGGGCTACTTTACCGGCTTTTACATTTGCCATTATTCCAGGAATTACAGCTATACTTTTAGGGTATTATGGTTTACAATTATCTAAGCACAATATAAAATCTAAAAAAACAGCGCAGCTTGCTATGTTACTTAGTGGTTTAGCACTTATACTGCTAGCTTATAAATTCATCTTTATTCCTAAAGAAATTGTATCTCCACAAAAAGAAACTATAGAACAGCAAGCCTTAGAAAACGAAACTGACGATACCCTTGATGATTTAGAGGAGTTAGAAGCAGAAGACAATGGGCTGGAAACCGTTAAATCTAAATTTTAAAAAGTAACCTATGAACAATAAACATTATAATAAAAAACAGATGCCTTTACATTTTATTTTAGCCTTTTCTTCCTTATTTTTTGTTGCTGCTTGTGCAAATACAAATTCTAATACCGTAGAACAACATCCTAATTCGTTATTAGATTCTACTTTAGTTAGAAAATATGCTAACACAATTACAACTACAGATCTTAAACAGCATTTAGAAATTTATGCTTCAGATGATTTTGAAGGAAGAGCCACAGGTACTCCAGGACAAAAGAAAGCTGCAAATTATATCAAGGCGTTTTATATTAAGGAGCAAATCTCTTCTCCTATAGAGGACACCATATATTATCAGCATGTGCCTGCCTCCTATTTACCTGAAAACATCGAAGACTCAGAAAATGTACTCGCTTATATAAAAGGGTCTGAAAAACCAGAAGAAATTATTGTAATTTCTGCACATTTAGATCACGTTGGAGTTATTAAAGGTGAAATTTATAACGGTGCTGATGACGATGGTTCTGGAACAGTTGCTATTATGGAAATAGCACAAGCTTTTAAACAAGCTGCTTTGAATGGTGAAGGACCAAAACGTAGTATTTTATTTTTACATGTTACAGGAGAAGAATTAGGATTATACGGTTCACGATATTATTCTGAGCACCCTGTATTTCCTTTAAAAAATACCATTGCTAATTTAAATATTGATATGATAGGACGTGTAGACGATAAGCACAAAGACAACCCTGATTATATTTATTTAATTGGATCTGACCGTTTGAGTGACGACCTACATGAAGTATCTGAAAAAACAAACGATACTTATTTCAACCTAGAATTAGACTATACGTATAATGCTTTAGACGATAAAAACCGTTACTATTTTAGATCAGACCACTATAATTTTGCGAAGCACAACGTTCCTGTAATTTTCTATTTTAATGGTACTCATGCGGATTATCATAAAGCTACAGATACCGTAGATAAAATTAATTTCCCTATGCTACAAAAACGAGCTCAGCTTGTTTTTGCTACAGCATGGCAATTGGCTAATCAAGAGCATCGTCCTGCATTAAATGACGATGTCAAACTAGAAGACTAATACTGTAGAATAAATAGTATTCGTATAAAAAAACCTTCAACAGTAGTCTATTGAAGGTTTTTTTTCGTTTTATAAACTTGTCTTTTTAGTAACGACTGATGTACTATTTAACAATAAATTCTAAATCAACTTCTGTAGGTGGTAAACATCTAGAATCATCGCAAACCATAAATTCTACAACACCATTTACTGTAAAAGGTATATCTCCCTTCACTTTAACACGTTGTCTAAATTCAACTTCACCATCGAAATATTTTATTTTCATTTCAAAAATAGGATCGTCGATTATATGACCTTGCTCTTCTTGAGTATTTCCTTTTTTCAAATAATCCTTACTTCCTTTATAAGTAAAAGTTGTAGGAATTGGTCCACCCTCCGGAACTGTTTGAGAATACAAATGCCACCCTTGATCTATAGTTGCCGTAGCCACCAATTCATATTCAGTTTCTGAAACTTTAGTCACAGAAGTCGACCATTTTACAGGCTCTAAAATTTGAGCATTTACAGAACCGACAATCATAAAAACAAGAAGTAATACTATTTTATTCATAATTAATTATTTTTCATTAAAATTTTGATATAGATGCAATACGGCAGTATCACTGATTTCAAATATATGTGAATATCCTATTTATCACATTAAAATAGATTTAAACTTATATATTTTTTAACATTTTGTGTTGTTTATTATCCTTCATAAAACCGCTCAAAAATATAAGCATTAAAAAACCGTCTAAATATTTTAGACGGTTCTTTTAAACTTTGCTTTTCTATTATTGTAAAATTAATTTTTTAGTAATAGGCACCCCTCGGCGTTGAATAGA contains:
- a CDS encoding efflux RND transporter permease subunit; the protein is MLKTFIERPVLSTVISIIIVMLGVISITSLPVEEYPDIAPPTIKVAASYPGANAETVLESVIIPIEEQINGVEGMTYITSTASNNGTAEITVYFDQEMDADIAAVNVQNRVSRANPLLPAEVIATGVTTQKQETSALMFISMYSENEDYDATFIQNYLKINVIPAMQRISGVGDVSVFSQQDYAMRVWLQPEKLAAYNLIPSDISAVLAEQNLEAAAGTLGENNGESFSYVLKYSGRFKEQQQYGDIVIKALGNGEFLRLDDVAKIELDAQSYSSNAMSLGNPAVFMGIFQTKGSNAQEIIENIKTTLATVEKDLPEGLKVFVPYDTSLFLNASIEKVIHTLLEAFLLVFLVVFIFLQDFRSTLIPAIAVPVSIIGTFFFLNVFGYSINLLTLFALVLAIGIVVDDAIVVVEAVHAKMDEGEKNPKTATLVAMNEISGAIISITLVMAAVFIPVTFVTGPTGVFYEQFGVTLIIAILISAVNALTLSPALCALLLKTHHEDEDLKNKSKLQRFYTLFNRGFNATVDRYGKSLSFLYRKKWIPVLLLVLAVAGIFWAAKTTPTGFVPNEDRGIIFANIELPAGSSLDRTDAVSKDLYQRIKDVEGLDGVNFIKGRSLISGAGSNFGFGIIKLKDWSEREGESLSSNAITGKLFGIAAAIPEANIIFFAPPSIRGFGNSAGFEINLLDKFGGEFTDLDKMNQEFAGALMKHPEIKYAQSAFNTKYPQYEMEVNVPLAKEKGVPINSIFSTLQGYIGGIYASDFSRFGKQFRVYIQALPEDRANEDALNSMYVRTDSGEMAPITQFVNLKRVYGPQSVTRFNLFNSTTITGATNDGFSTGDAIKIIEEEAAKLPSNYSIAYSGLTREEVNAGNQTTFIFILSILFVYFLLSAQYESYLLPFAVVLSLPFGVFGAYISTKFLGLENNIYFQIALIMLIGLLAKNAILIVEFALQRRKNGESIVDAAFHGAKSRLRPILMTSLAFILGLMPLVLAKGVGSEGNKSIGTGAVGGMLIGTFLGIFIIPILFILFQWLQEKVSSKPAVIEQHIEQ
- a CDS encoding efflux transporter outer membrane subunit; this translates as MISIIKHNLFSKVAVLLFAMLTLQSCFVAKDYERPEFEETPDLYRTDNLPTDSISMADVSWKDLFTDTYLNQYIEEGLENNIDIRMAIQQMAAAESYAKQGKAGYLPTIGVGATATHQELSKNSQFGSLFNGGIDQYELAANLSWEADIWGKIRSAKRASDANYLQSVAAHRAVKTMLVSSIATTYYQLLALDAQLKVTNESIATREKSVETIQALKDAGQVNQVAVDQSIAQFNNASALKIDIETAIFRTENTLNLLLGKSANTIERTELDSQTLETDMKVGVPSVLLRNRPDVMAAEYALRNAFELTNVAKSQFYPSLTLTASGGFQSLDLKDWISANSIFANVIGGLAQPLLNKRSIRTQHEVAIAQQEQALLNFEKSLLTAGNEVSNTLYKYDAEKRKIVFIENQVVALRKAEENSEILLNNGYANYLDLLTARATALNAELSVVDSKLQQLLNVVDLYEALGGGWK
- a CDS encoding M28 family metallopeptidase, whose amino-acid sequence is MNNKHYNKKQMPLHFILAFSSLFFVAACANTNSNTVEQHPNSLLDSTLVRKYANTITTTDLKQHLEIYASDDFEGRATGTPGQKKAANYIKAFYIKEQISSPIEDTIYYQHVPASYLPENIEDSENVLAYIKGSEKPEEIIVISAHLDHVGVIKGEIYNGADDDGSGTVAIMEIAQAFKQAALNGEGPKRSILFLHVTGEELGLYGSRYYSEHPVFPLKNTIANLNIDMIGRVDDKHKDNPDYIYLIGSDRLSDDLHEVSEKTNDTYFNLELDYTYNALDDKNRYYFRSDHYNFAKHNVPVIFYFNGTHADYHKATDTVDKINFPMLQKRAQLVFATAWQLANQEHRPALNDDVKLED
- a CDS encoding protein-disulfide reductase DsbD domain-containing protein, translated to MNKIVLLLVFMIVGSVNAQILEPVKWSTSVTKVSETEYELVATATIDQGWHLYSQTVPEGGPIPTTFTYKGSKDYLKKGNTQEEQGHIIDDPIFEMKIKYFDGEVEFRQRVKVKGDIPFTVNGVVEFMVCDDSRCLPPTEVDLEFIVK